The Synechococcales cyanobacterium T60_A2020_003 genome contains a region encoding:
- a CDS encoding IS5/IS1182 family transposase, whose protein sequence is AETTMFRFKTIFGGNLSARQFDNQAVELFIKCVALNRMIQIAKPDSYKVEG, encoded by the coding sequence TTGCTGAAACTACCATGTTCCGCTTTAAGACTATTTTTGGGGGCAATCTCAGTGCACGTCAATTTGACAATCAAGCCGTGGAATTGTTCATCAAATGTGTTGCGCTCAACCGCATGATTCAGATCGCTAAACCCGATAGCTACAAGGTTGAAGGTTAA